The genomic segment ATCAACAATTGGCATAAGACCACATGCTTTAGCATACCTGGAAAATGGTTTTGTCATTTTCTTAGGGAATCTTTTGCAACTTTTAACAATTAGAGACAGATTGAGTTTCCCTGTGCTAGCATGTAGTTTAAAGAGAGACACCTCACTAGCACTTCAAaacgaaaaaaaggaaaaagaattggAGAAAAGGAATCCATGTTGCAATTGGCTAGTTATATAATCCACAATTCCACATGTTCTACAGAAGATTTGAAGCTcgaatagaaaagaatgaaatgcaagtagaaagatattTGAGCAGGAATTCAGATTGAATTGTATAATGAGGATGATGAGATAATGATGCACATCCATTTTACAAGGGCACTGACTGGGAAAAGAAATCAGAAAACATCATAGAGAAAAATTGCCTTTCATAAATTAGCGCAAACAAATGTACTTTTATACACAAAAAGGAGTATCTCAGAGAAGCAACATCCATTTAAGAGCGAGGGTTTTGATATAAGTAGaattaactaaaaaaattaattccttGATGAAAGAACGAACTCCTTTTGCTGAATAAAGTAGCATGGTTGACTTAATATGTTAATACATACCATTGTCCAGCCAACTGATCTGCTTGGATAGATGAGCTTGTCTTGCCACCACTATTGTCATAATTGAAGTAAGAACCATTCCACAGCTTCTCATACACAGATTTTGCCTTTTGATATTTGTTCCAGAAAAGTTCTTCTGAGGATTTGTCACCAACTTCGCGTGCCATGGCTGATGCAGCCTGTAAAGCAGCCACCCAAAGTCCGCCACTGTAGGCACTCACACCAGTCACCGACCAAACATCATAAGTTTGATCAGGAAAGCCTTCATTTTCTATCATCCCATCTTTATCCTTATCAAACTGATCCATGTATGCCATTGCCATGTATACTGAAGGCCAGACAGCTTGTGCAAAGGACTTGTCACCAGTAGCTACTGTGTCTCTATAAACTTGTAACACAAATTTGGGGTTCAAGTCTTTCCACCTGTCTGTGTTATAAAGAGTGTAAGCATTCACTTTGAACCATGGGTCATATAGTCCAAGGTCATGAGGCACAGCACCTAGAACCTTTCTTGAAGCCCACTTGCCATCATGTAGAAGTTGGATCTTCTCGGGGTCATGCATCATTACTGCTGCAGCAAAGTCTCTTTGAATGCTGAGTTCAAGTCTTGGAAATAGCAtgatcaaagaaaaagaggagtaGAAATGGACATCATATGTATTCCACATGTAATACTCTATCCCTTCAAGATAGAGAAACTGGCCAATATTTTCATCTCCCTGAAGCAATGATGTTCCAATAGCCGAATTTGATGCAATGGGTGCATGTATTTTTTCGAGTATTGATGCCATCCTATCAAGGATGTCCACTGCAGTATTGTTTTGTGAGATGATCCCAGTCAAGTTCTCAAAATCTCCATTTAACATATCAAGGGAAAATTTCCTTCCTTCAATGCTTGCTAAGCTCTGGATTGGCGGTGACCCATCTGTGGCAGGAATAGTGAGCTTACATTCACCAAACAAACTGTAAtgctaataaataatatatgaaTTTTGAAATAACAAACACCTGTCCAAATTGTTCCTCCAGCATTAAGATAGTATAGTTCATTGAAAAGAGTGATTTTGTACCTGTGGATAACCTTTGATAAGTATTAAATTATTCTGTAATGTAATAGCTGGTAACTGTGATTGATTCTAAGATCATACCATTCTGGAAGCCTCTTGTCTTGCAATATAGGTCTTTGCCAATCTTCAATTTGGGACTCCCAAGAACCATGGTCTATTGtctcaaaggaaaagaaaagatttagctaGGCAATAAACGACTAATTCTGAACCATTATAAATAACAAAAGATGTTTCTTCTGGAATTCAGTCAATAGCAAAGCAGACAGCATTATCAAAACATAAGGTGTCAAATGTTTGTTTGAATGATATATAATAACAGCCGCCACAAGTCATACAGAGAACAAAGGCAGAGAGCATTTTAGACCAGCACACCTTTTACACCAAAACTGTGAACTATCAACAATAGCACCACATACAAAtccatatataataatatagacTTTTTGTCAAGCGATGCCATTCATGGACATTCATCTGTGCTCTACAGATGAAAAGTAGCAATTAGCAGATATCCAAACTACATACAAATACATATGAGCTTATAAGGCAATCAGTAAGGATAGAGTTTTTCAACAATCTGTACAAATTTGATGGTTGATAGAACAACTCTCAAGATAGATAGCTATATACTGCACTCTGACTAAATAAAGCCAGGACTAGCAGCAGTCTTGGAGTTACAGTGAGTTATCTAAGATgtgtttttgatgaaaaagaAGTACAGATATTTAGTTCTGGAAGATTATTAAGCTAGTCTATATCCTTTACATGATGGAGCACATGCATAATTACAGTTACAAGAACGTTTTTCATGTAAACACCGCATGCAGAAAAAGAGAAGATTATAGAAAAGCTTAcaacataaatatataaataaaccaTCTTTTCCTTGATACCATGACATGAAAATCTTGCTTAACATAAGTCATAAAAAATCTGGTCTAAACTGCAAAAAGACAACTAGTTGAAGAGGGAGCAAAGCAATAATTAGGGAAGTTACTTTGAGAAATTTTATTACGCTCCAGAACTTGCTTTTATAGACAAAAGATGATTATCCAAAAGGTGAAGCATAAAACAACCAGATTCTGGCTGATTTTGGGCATGGCAAACccgataaaaacaaaaatagtgATTCTGATAACTGCTCAGCAAAGGAGATGAACAACTTCTTCAACCCACCACAGTATGAAAATCCAACTATTCTGTAAGAATTATCTTGAGGTCCTTCGAACTAACCAGATTTTGGTGAACTCTGTGCCAGCTAGCCATGCCCAAATCACCAATTCTGGAGATGCTCTAACAGATATCTGGAGCTACAATAGAGATTATCAGACTGGTGCATACCTAATATCAAATGGTCAAGAAATGAACTGATCTCTTTGTTTTTGACATAATGATTCTGATAACTGATCAGCAAAGGAGATGAACAACAAATTCAACCCACCACAGTATGGAAATCCAACTATTCTGTAAGAATTATCTTGAGGTCCTTCAAACTAACCAGATTTTGGTGAACTCTGTGGCAGCTAGCCATGCCCAAATCACCAATTCTGGAGATGCTCTAACAGATATCTAGAGCTACAATAGAGATTATCAGACTGGTGCATACCTAATATCTCATGGTCAAGAAATGAACTGATCTCTTTGTTTTTGACATAATGTGCATCCCAAATATCCTTAAAAAATATCGGCTCCGAAAATGTTCTTGCAGATTTTCTTCCTCATTATTAGAACATTACAAatttacatatgtatgtatgaagAAATGAACTGGTCACTGTATTTTTCTATATAACATACATCCTAAATATCTTTGAACTCTATGGCTTTGCAATATTTCATTTGGATTTTTttcatcctcatcatcagaaCATAAGAAATTTCTCTATCCGTCCATATATCTATATGCAAGTTTttgagagaaagggagggggACCCACCCACAGTTTACCTAGGCCCAAATATTTGGGGATGTACCACTTAATATTCGAAACTAGAACCTCTGTTTGCTAAGCTTAGGCCCCAATTCATGTATCTATACGCAAATTATGAAGTCAATGATGTTACAAGAAAATCCTGCATGCGATAGTGTTATGAAAGAAATAGTTCCAGTATGTGGGTAACAATAATGAATTTAATTACCATACCCATGATAGCATCATGTACAAGACTTGCTGCCGCATCACCATCAGTACCATAAAATTTGGTGTAGCGCCTGTGATCATAACTCAAGTCATACAGATGCTAGGCATAGCTCTGCTCCCAAATATTTTTGAATAAGGACTGATCAGCTAACCTGTGATAAATCTTTCCACAAGGAAACTTTACTTCAGGGCAAGCCCATGCCAAAGAAAATGTCACATTGTGGGTTGCTTGTGGAGAAAGCGTCACAGAAGCTGCAACAGCTGCTCCAATAGATGATCCTCGTTCAGAGCATGCTGATGttgtgattgaatcaaggtgATCAAAGGATCCATGCTGTTAGAAtagaatatatgtcaaactccaAAATAACAATTATTAAGCAAATCAGATTATTTTTGTATAATAGAGGAACCCGTGTTCCTTATCacttgttcatttaatttactggttagaaatgaaaaagaagatgaaaaggGAAATAAGCTTAGCACATGCacaaatatatcaataaagaaAAGTAATAGATCAATATTACTGCAGATGATTGCAGATTCTAGCTTATATGATATTTTGAATGTTATCAGTTTAGATCTGTAATATCACATACTTCTCTTGTCACCTTACATAGGGCATTAAGAATACCAGTGCTGGACATGCAGTGCACGTGAGAGGAAGCATGATGCCTGCTATCACATGAGAGGATGCAATGATGGCTGAAACCTTCCATTACTATATGCACTGCCCCTTTTAGTTGGTGTGCTTATCTCCTTTGTTAAGCAAGAGCTTGAACCAATATAACAAAGAAGACTTTTACCAAAAGGGTTACATATAAAGAATGGGACAGCTGGCCAAGTTTTGGCATGGGCACAGGCTCAAGAGCCAGGAAAGTGGCTTGGGAGTTGGGACAGTCTGCATTACAATAGTAGAGATTTTGTCCTGTCTGACGCGGGATGTGAAGCATACGAGCTGGAATTTATCTGCCTAAGGTGCCATGCGCGCTGGATAATCCTTTTTATTCTCCTTACTTCCAGCCTCCAGGTGAgttttttagaatattgtacTCACAGATAGAAGGTCCACTGTTAGATGTgcactatatattgttgcatTTTGTGGATCGGTATTGTCGTTGTTGCACATGGACATCCATGCACTATATGAAAGAGATGTAATACCCTAATGCAATTGCATTCTTTGTTTATATTCATATTCTATATCAAATATCCTGTCATATTAAAGTTGTATATAATGCCGCATCGTGCATACAAGCACGAATTCCTGTATTCTTTGCATCTCAATAACCTTAACATGATGCTGATCACATCACTGATATAATACATGTAcagcatttttcattttttccctTGATTGGTCTTTGCATTATTTTTTAACATGGTATCGGAGCCTGTAACCAGGCCTTCTTAGGCATTTTGTAGTTATTTCAAAGAGTAATTGTATGAGATTAACTCATCATACCACATTATCATTGTTGGAAGGAAATGCCACATCATCTTCTAGGTATTAGTATCTTTGCTGCAATTTATTGATGGAACATGAACATAAGATGATCTGACTGCCTCTAGCTGCCagaatttcatcaaaatctggTTAACTGTTAAACTGTGACTTTGATTCATGGGCATTTATCAGGTCCAGACCTATCATTTGACATACTTTAGACAAGTAaagaatattatattttattgaaaatattacTATAGTATAATGTTATATAATATGTACTTCATTATGTCCTCAAACTCCCCTTTCTAGACATCACCACCACTTCACAATCAGATTTTGCAACCACATCATTCTAAGGTGGAACAGCAGTTGACATCAAGCAAGCAATGATATGCCAATGCTCAATATAAACATTATGCACAGAATGTAGGAAAGTCAAAGGATCCATAATAGGTTTGtgttcatcaatttttttttaaaacactgGACCACAAATTTGATGGAGTGATTACTGTTAGTTCAGGAGGCATTGGGAAGCCAATGAAGTTAACCTGTGACATAAAATGAAGCAACTGACTTGACAGGGAGCAAAGTTTGCATGTGTAGATTGGATAAAAAATGATGcacataaattaaaaataaaaaggcacACAATTCCAAATAATTCAAAGGATGGAATGATTACAAAGTAAGAGTGTAAGACAAGAAACGACAGAGAATATTTGAGAAAATATGAAGAAATGCTCATCAAACAAACCAATGAGATGGAACAAATCAAACTAGTGAAAAATCAAGCTTtccaacataaaaaaa from the Phoenix dactylifera cultivar Barhee BC4 chromosome 14, palm_55x_up_171113_PBpolish2nd_filt_p, whole genome shotgun sequence genome contains:
- the LOC103699154 gene encoding non-lysosomal glucosylceramidase-like isoform X3 — its product is MVKNILLCCPLGTQKRSRAGSWDWNLNGQKSTYHALYPRAWTVFDGEPDPDLKIICHQISPFIPHNYQESSYPVAVFTFTLINLGKTAAKVTLLFSWANSVGGNSEFSGYHFNSKMIEKDGVHGVLLHHRTADGKPPVTFAIAAQQTADVHVSECPYFLISGSSDAFTARDMWHAIKEHGSFDHLDSITTSACSERGSSIGAAVAASVTLSPQATHNVTFSLAWACPEVKFPCGKIYHRRYTKFYGTDGDAAASLVHDAIMDHGSWESQIEDWQRPILQDKRLPEWYKITLFNELYYLNAGGTIWTDGSPPIQSLASIEGRKFSLDMLNGDFENLTGIISQNNTAVDILDRMASILEKIHAPIASNSAIGTSLLQGDENIGQFLYLEGIEYYMWNTYDVHFYSSFSLIMLFPRLELSIQRDFAAAVMMHDPEKIQLLHDGKWASRKVLGAVPHDLGLYDPWFKVNAYTLYNTDRWKDLNPKFVLQVYRDTVATGDKSFAQAVWPSVYMAMAYMDQFDKDKDGMIENEGFPDQTYDVWSVTGVSAYSGGLWVAALQAASAMAREVGDKSSEELFWNKYQKAKSVYEKLWNGSYFNYDNSGGKTSSSIQADQLAGQWYAKACGLMPIVDKEKAQSALERVFSFNVLKFKDGKRGAVNGMRPDGTVDMSAMQSREIWPGVTYSIAAAMIQEGMVETGLRTAQGIYDAAWSQEGLGYSFQTPEAWNNDDQYRSLCYMRPLAIWAMQWAISPPKLHKEPWTGTSEDALIKHQASFSRVAKLLKLPEEEHSKSFLRVIYEITCSRLRS
- the LOC103699154 gene encoding non-lysosomal glucosylceramidase-like isoform X2, which translates into the protein MVSFVDPMKKRIATSCQGVPLGGIGAGSIGRSYKGDFQRWQLFPGICEDKPVLANQFSVFISRSDGKKYSAVLSPGNPEALKGNNISGAGSWDWNLNGQKSTYHALYPRAWTVFDGEPDPDLKIICHQISPFIPHNYQESSYPVAVFTFTLINLGKTAAKVTLLFSWANSVGGNSEFSGYHFNSKMIEKDGVHGVLLHHRTADGKPPVTFAIAAQQTADVHVSECPYFLISGSSDAFTARDMWHAIKEHGSFDHLDSITTSACSERGSSIGAAVAASVTLSPQATHNVTFSLAWACPEVKFPCGKIYHRRYTKFYGTDGDAAASLVHDAIMDHGSWESQIEDWQRPILQDKRLPEWYKITLFNELYYLNAGGTIWTDGSPPIQSLASIEGRKFSLDMLNGDFENLTGIISQNNTAVDILDRMASILEKIHAPIASNSAIGTSLLQGDENIGQFLYLEGIEYYMWNTYDVHFYSSFSLIMLFPRLELSIQRDFAAAVMMHDPEKIQLLHDGKWASRKVLGAVPHDLGLYDPWFKVNAYTLYNTDRWKDLNPKFVLQVYRDTVATGDKSFAQAVWPSVYMAMAYMDQFDKDKDGMIENEGFPDQTYDVWSVTGVSAYSGGLWVAALQAASAMAREVGDKSSEELFWNKYQKAKSVYEKLWNGSYFNYDNSGGKTSSSIQADQLAGQWYAKACGLMPIVDKEKAQSALERVFSFNVLKFKDGKRGAVNGMRPDGTVDMSAMQSREIWPGVTYSIAAAMIQEGMVETGLRTAQGIYDAAWSQEGLGYSFQTPEAWNNDDQYRSLCYMRPLAIWAMQWAISPPKLHKEPWTGTSEDALIKHQASFSRVAKLLKLPEEEHSKSFLRVIYEITCSRLRS
- the LOC103699154 gene encoding non-lysosomal glucosylceramidase-like isoform X4, yielding MIEKDGVHGVLLHHRTADGKPPVTFAIAAQQTADVHVSECPYFLISGSSDAFTARDMWHAIKEHGSFDHLDSITTSACSERGSSIGAAVAASVTLSPQATHNVTFSLAWACPEVKFPCGKIYHRRYTKFYGTDGDAAASLVHDAIMDHGSWESQIEDWQRPILQDKRLPEWYKITLFNELYYLNAGGTIWTDGSPPIQSLASIEGRKFSLDMLNGDFENLTGIISQNNTAVDILDRMASILEKIHAPIASNSAIGTSLLQGDENIGQFLYLEGIEYYMWNTYDVHFYSSFSLIMLFPRLELSIQRDFAAAVMMHDPEKIQLLHDGKWASRKVLGAVPHDLGLYDPWFKVNAYTLYNTDRWKDLNPKFVLQVYRDTVATGDKSFAQAVWPSVYMAMAYMDQFDKDKDGMIENEGFPDQTYDVWSVTGVSAYSGGLWVAALQAASAMAREVGDKSSEELFWNKYQKAKSVYEKLWNGSYFNYDNSGGKTSSSIQADQLAGQWYAKACGLMPIVDKEKAQSALERVFSFNVLKFKDGKRGAVNGMRPDGTVDMSAMQSREIWPGVTYSIAAAMIQEGMVETGLRTAQGIYDAAWSQEGLGYSFQTPEAWNNDDQYRSLCYMRPLAIWAMQWAISPPKLHKEPWTGTSEDALIKHQASFSRVAKLLKLPEEEHSKSFLRVIYEITCSRLRS